The Maridesulfovibrio frigidus DSM 17176 genome has a segment encoding these proteins:
- a CDS encoding aspartate carbamoyltransferase catalytic subunit — protein sequence MEWRHKDLLDITQLSKEDVAHIYETATYFQEINSRPVKKVPTLKGRSVVLFFAEPSTRTKTSFDMAGKRLSCDTFSLAKSSSSLTKGETLKDTALTLEAMNIDGIVIRHWASGAAAFMAERLDCSVINAGDGRHAHPTQALLDGFTFHQEWGSVEGKTILILGDIAHSRVARSNVLLLTMMGAKVRFCAPRTLLPPNIKSWPVEVFTDVNQASKGVDAIMCLRLQLERQQAGLLPNVREYSRYFGLGPRQVELASPDVKILHPGPMNRGVEIDSALADSTASLVLDQVASGVAVRMALLYLYLTRKK from the coding sequence ATGGAGTGGCGACACAAAGACCTGTTAGACATCACACAACTCTCGAAAGAAGATGTGGCTCATATCTATGAAACAGCGACATACTTCCAAGAGATTAATTCGCGCCCGGTAAAAAAAGTACCAACCCTAAAAGGCCGCAGCGTGGTCCTTTTTTTTGCTGAACCGAGTACGAGAACTAAAACGTCTTTCGACATGGCCGGCAAAAGACTTTCCTGTGATACATTCTCCCTTGCGAAAAGCTCCAGCAGCTTAACCAAAGGAGAGACTCTCAAGGATACAGCCCTGACCTTAGAAGCCATGAACATTGATGGTATCGTCATCAGGCATTGGGCCAGCGGAGCCGCAGCTTTTATGGCTGAACGGCTTGATTGCAGCGTGATCAATGCTGGTGACGGCAGACATGCCCACCCTACTCAGGCACTACTCGACGGATTCACATTTCATCAAGAATGGGGTTCCGTAGAAGGTAAAACCATTCTTATCCTCGGAGATATCGCCCATAGCCGCGTAGCCCGTTCAAACGTCCTGCTGCTTACCATGATGGGCGCAAAAGTTAGATTTTGCGCACCTAGAACTCTGCTTCCACCAAACATTAAAAGCTGGCCTGTAGAAGTTTTTACCGACGTAAACCAAGCGTCCAAAGGCGTTGATGCTATCATGTGTCTGCGTCTTCAGCTTGAAAGACAACAAGCCGGACTTCTTCCAAATGTTCGTGAATATTCACGCTACTTCGGGCTTGGCCCCAGACAAGTGGAACTAGCTTCTCCTGATGTAAAGATACTACACCCCGGACCGATGAACCGCGGAGTTGAAATTGATTCAGCATTGGCGGATTCAACAGCAAGCCTTGTGCTTGATCAGGTTGCAAGCGGTGTAGCTGTTCGGATGGCTCTTCTTTACCTCTATCTCACTCGCAAGAAATAA
- a CDS encoding amidohydrolase family protein: MNKCIRAARAVTLQDGAGLIEDFALIHNGTEILETGTWSDLKDSAPADVADLGDVTIVPGLINAHVHLELSHIEGKTVQGQGFMPWVISLLSNATYDIQEELIRKALASMLESGTSFCADISTNNCSRIAELIDESGIGFYGFCEAIGQQIPKEGASFFPSKTYPLGRNAGAGHALYSTHAKMIRALKKADSAANLPFSIHLAENEEEDEIIAHGTGPFAEMLKGAGLLAECGSNGLSPVEYAHSLEILDKSTLAVHCVRVSENDIKILADTGTNVCLCPRSNDFIGEGQAPWEKIINSGVNTCLGTDSIASNHDLNMWNELEYMLKRIEINISAQQALSMITKNSAKALMIDKFYGSLEAGKRPVFAIVPASLEDLLF, encoded by the coding sequence ATGAACAAATGCATTAGAGCGGCTAGAGCCGTCACCCTCCAAGATGGAGCAGGTCTTATCGAAGACTTTGCTCTCATCCACAACGGAACCGAGATCCTCGAAACGGGAACATGGTCTGACTTAAAAGACAGTGCTCCCGCAGACGTTGCAGACCTCGGTGATGTTACTATTGTTCCTGGACTGATCAATGCACACGTGCATCTCGAACTTTCACATATCGAAGGTAAAACAGTACAAGGCCAAGGGTTCATGCCGTGGGTTATATCACTGCTTAGCAACGCTACCTACGATATACAGGAAGAACTGATCCGCAAGGCTCTAGCGAGTATGCTTGAAAGTGGAACGTCCTTTTGCGCTGATATTTCCACCAATAATTGCTCGCGAATTGCTGAGCTTATAGATGAATCAGGTATTGGTTTTTACGGATTCTGCGAAGCCATCGGTCAGCAGATTCCAAAAGAAGGCGCATCATTTTTCCCAAGCAAGACTTATCCACTTGGCAGAAACGCAGGAGCAGGACACGCTCTCTACTCCACACATGCTAAAATGATTCGTGCATTGAAAAAAGCCGATTCTGCGGCAAATTTGCCGTTCTCAATTCATTTGGCCGAGAATGAAGAAGAAGACGAGATAATCGCTCATGGAACTGGACCTTTTGCAGAAATGCTGAAGGGCGCAGGACTTTTAGCTGAATGCGGAAGCAATGGACTATCCCCTGTTGAATACGCCCACTCACTAGAAATTCTTGACAAATCTACGCTTGCGGTTCATTGCGTTCGAGTTTCTGAAAATGATATTAAAATTTTAGCAGACACCGGAACGAACGTCTGCCTGTGTCCACGAAGCAATGATTTTATTGGAGAAGGACAAGCTCCGTGGGAAAAGATCATTAATTCAGGCGTTAACACATGTTTAGGCACTGACAGCATAGCTTCCAACCACGATCTTAATATGTGGAATGAATTGGAATATATGCTGAAAAGGATTGAGATTAACATCTCAGCGCAACAAGCTTTATCCATGATCACTAAGAATTCAGCTAAAGCGCTGATGATAGACAAATTTTACGGATCTCTTGAAGCAGGTAAAAGGCCAGTCTTTGCGATTGTCCCTGCCAGCCTTGAAGACCTTTTATTTTAA